In the genome of Lynx canadensis isolate LIC74 chromosome F1, mLynCan4.pri.v2, whole genome shotgun sequence, one region contains:
- the LOC115505069 gene encoding T-cell surface glycoprotein CD1a-like, protein MLLLQLVLLTVLVPGGDTDDDFQEPVSFRTILTTSFYNHSWTQNLGSVWLDELQTHGWDSKTGAFSFLRPWSRSNFSNEELMEEEKSFYTFSIRLPLIFQDHVSEWQLEYPFQVQVSVGCGLHVGERSLGFMQIAYEGSDLVSFQNMSWWPSPKGGRRAQQVSKLFNQYHVDNLQLQACINEVCPRFLLGLLDAGKEDLQRQVRPEAWLSTGPSPSPGRLLLLCHVSGFYPKPVWVTWMRGEEEHQGTRRGDILPHADGTWYLQTSLVVEAREASGLSCRVRHSSLGGQDMVLYWEQHRPVGLVFLAVVVPLVLLAGLAFWLWKRWKSHWRPQCTGLPLERDPSSPGPGRP, encoded by the exons ATGCTGTTGTTGCAACTGGTGTTGCTTACGGTTCTTGTCCCAGGTGGTGACACTGACGACG ATTTCCAGGAGCCAGTCTCTTTTCGAACCATCTTGACAACATCCTTTTACAACCATTCCTGGACACAAAATCTGGGCTCAGTTTGGCTGGATGAACTGCAGACTCATGGCTGGGACAGCAAGACGGGCGCTTTCAGTTTTCTGCGGCCCTGGTCCAGGAGCAACTTCAGCAATGAGGAGctaatggaagaagaaaagtcattttataCATTCTCCATCAGACTTCCTCTGATCTTTCAGGACCATGTCAGTGAATGGCAGCTTGAAT ATCCCTTTCAGGTACAGGTGTCAGTAGGCTGTGGGCTCCATGTTGGGGAACGGTCATTAGGCTTCATGCAGATTGCATATGAAGGATCAGATCTTGTGAGCTTCCAGAACATGTCATGGTGGCCATCtccaaagggaggaaggagggctcAGCAGGTCTCCAAACTATTCAATCAGTACCATGTGGACAACTTACAGCTACAAGCATGTATTAATGAGGTCTGCCCCCGTTTCCTCTTGGGTCTTCTTGATGCAGGAAAGGAAGATCTTCAGCGACAAG TGAGGCCAGAAGCCTGGCTGTCCACTGGCCCCAGTCCCAGTCCTGGTCGTCTGCTCCTCTTGTGCCACGTCTCTGGCTTCTACCCAAAGCCAGTATGGGTGACGTGGATGCGGGGTGAGGAGGAGCACCAGGGAACCCGGCGAGGTGACATCTTGCCCCATGCTGATGGGACATGGTATCTTCAGACGTCCTTGGTCGTGGAAGCCAGAGAGGCATCTGGCCTGTCTTGCCGAGTGAGACACAGCAGTCTAGGAGGCCAGGACATGGTCCTCTACTGGG AGCAGCACCGCCCGGTGGGCTTGGTCTTCCTGGCGGTGGTCGTGCCCCTGGTGCTTCTGGCAGGTCTTGCGTTCTGGCTCTGGAAGCGCTG GAAATCACACTGGAGACCTCAGTGCACTGGCCTCCCTTTGGAGAGAGATCCCAGCAGCCCAGGACCAGGACGTCCCTAA